A genomic segment from Oncorhynchus clarkii lewisi isolate Uvic-CL-2024 chromosome 12, UVic_Ocla_1.0, whole genome shotgun sequence encodes:
- the LOC139421917 gene encoding bone morphogenetic protein 10-like: MVTPVFSILGYIYCLSLLPLLLPGSSQGSPIMSPEEFRRGPGARGLVDTSMLEQNEDLDMQDFQGQFLSTLNLTELGPWPRPREARKEPPEYMLELYNRFANDRTAMPSANIVRSFKNEDSSFYSVTVRGVRTHPLLFNISIPHHEHILTAELRLYTLVQRDRRCYAGLDRKVTIYKIHEGGHWRKEEGSDERRNEQETDKMEEMEVLAIRQVYGKDDAWITFDLTHQVNLWCKAESSAHRLEVHIASLGSDGGKTPQVREEDGRKELVDVDVDMGSDGKHMPVVIVFSDDQNRDHREEDKRELNQFTEHENDLPADLEPSPQVNWGDQAGSDARNTDGEELDEETLMQLHSNLIYDTLPRIRRNTKGDPCKKTPLYVEFKDIGWDTWVIQPLGYEAYECNGVCSYPMTSEVSPTKHAIVQSRLSSKIPQKASPACCVPTKLEPISLLYVEDGGVVTYMHKYEGMVVSECGCR; the protein is encoded by the exons ATGGTTACTCCAGTGTTCTCCATACTGGGCTACATCTACTGTCTGAGCCTCCTGCCTCTGCTGCTGCCTGGTTCCAGCCAGGGCAGTCCCATCATGTCACCTGAGGAGTTTCGAAGGGGCCCTGGGGCTAGAGGTCTGGTGGATACCTCCATGTTGGAGCAGAATGAAGACCTGGACATGCAGGACTTTCAGGGTCAGTTTCTGTCCACATTGAACCTCACAGAGCTGGGCCCCTGGCCAAGGCCCCGTGAGGCCCGTAAAGAGCCACCAGAATACATGCTGGAACTGTACAACCGCTTTGCCAACGATCGCACGGCCATGCCCTCTGCCAACATAGTGCGTAGTTTCAAGAATGAAG ATTCCTCCTTCTACAGTGTGACAGTCAGGGGCGTGAGGACACACCCCCTGCTGTTCAACATCTCCATCCCCCACCACGAGCACATCCTCACCGCCGAGCTCCGCCTCTACACGCTGGTCCAGAGGGATCGCAGATGCTACGCCGGCCTTGATCGCAAGGTGACCATCTACAAGATCCACGAGGGGGGGCACTGGAGGAAAGAAGAGGGGAGTGACGAAAGAAGGAATGAGCAGGAGACAGACAAAATGGAGGAAATGGAGGTGCTGGCAATCCGGCAAGTCTATGGTAAAGACGATGCCTGGATTACCTTTGACCTGACTCATCAGGTCAACCTTTGGTGTAAGGCAGAGAGCTCTGCCCACCGACTGGAGGTCCACATTGCAAGTCTGGGTTCTGATGGTGGGAAGACCCCCCAGGTCAGAGAAGAGGATGGAAGGAAAGAGTTGGTCGATGTGGATGTTGACATGGGCTCAGATGGTAAACACATGCCAGTGGTGATTGTGTTCTCAGATGATCAGAACAGAGACCATCGTGAGGAGGACAAGCGGGAGCTCAACCAGTTTACAGAACATGAGAATGACCTGCCGGCTGACCTGGAGCCGAGTCCACAGGTGAATTGGGGGGACCAGGCTGGGAGCGATGCTAGGAACACTGATGGAGAGGAGCTGGATGAGGAGACTCTCATGCAACTGCACTCCAACCTCATTTATGACACGCTTCCCCGAATCCGCCGCAACACCAAGGGTGACCCCTGTAAGAAGACCCCTCTCTATGTGGAGTTTAAGGACATTGGCTGGGATACTTGGGTCATACAGCCCCTGGGATATGAAGCCTATGAGTGCAATGGTGTATGCAGCTACCCCATGACCTCTGAGGTCTCGCCTACCAAGCACGCCATTGTCCAGAGTCGGCTGAGCAGTAAGATTCCACAGAAGGCGTCACCAGCCTGCTGTGTTCCCACCAAGCTAGAGCCCATCTCACTCCTTTATGTTGAGGACGGAGGAGTGGTCACCTACATGCACAAGTACGAGGGCATGGTGGTGTCAGAATGCGGCTGTAGATAG